In Deinococcus puniceus, one genomic interval encodes:
- the pdxR gene encoding MocR-like pyridoxine biosynthesis transcription factor PdxR, whose translation MVAPTTVPRLTKKTSPPVAVNLPLALTLNRESPDALHLQLAAQLRAGVTSGTLAAGVVLPGSRALAGALKVTRGVVTLALAELAAEGVLDAVPGVGMRVATGAARPVTLPSAAALPAWFVMPPPAPVDAGQPHGGISFKPGVAASHLLDVRAWRAAWQAATRTAPGGDYGPAAGQWPLRVALAAFLARSRGLNADPARLMVTAGSLSALGLIAGLLPRGSRVLFENPGYRAARQVLLDSGHTVIPVPVDENGLITDTLPPARLAVVTPSHQYPLGVRMGVPRRLALLEWARQHDALIVEDDYDGEFRYGAPPLPPLTALDEGEDGGGRVLYLGTLSKVLTPAVRTGFLVAPAALLPALERARVLADAGHNTVTQDALTHFILGGHLDRHVRRARRWHGQQQAALASALAPLTEGELAQLGGIEAGLHACLHLSPPLNAEAVAAALALRGIFVGTLRPFTVKISAQQALVLGYGGLTVAQIEAGARAIVEVVRAESGRLTS comes from the coding sequence ATGGTGGCCCCCACAACAGTACCGCGATTGACAAAAAAGACCAGTCCACCTGTAGCCGTGAATCTGCCTCTGGCCCTGACCCTCAATCGGGAAAGCCCGGACGCCCTGCATCTGCAACTGGCCGCCCAACTGCGGGCCGGGGTCACGTCTGGCACGCTGGCGGCGGGGGTGGTGCTGCCGGGATCGCGGGCGCTGGCGGGGGCGCTGAAGGTGACGCGGGGCGTGGTGACGCTGGCGCTGGCAGAACTGGCCGCAGAAGGCGTGCTGGACGCGGTGCCGGGGGTAGGAATGCGCGTGGCGACAGGAGCCGCCCGCCCTGTGACGCTGCCAAGCGCGGCAGCCCTGCCCGCGTGGTTCGTCATGCCGCCGCCCGCTCCAGTCGATGCCGGACAGCCGCATGGGGGCATCTCGTTCAAGCCCGGTGTGGCCGCCTCGCATCTGCTGGATGTGCGGGCGTGGCGGGCGGCGTGGCAAGCGGCAACGCGCACCGCACCCGGCGGCGATTACGGCCCGGCGGCGGGGCAGTGGCCTTTGCGGGTGGCGTTGGCGGCATTTTTGGCGCGTTCGCGGGGGCTGAACGCTGACCCGGCGCGGCTGATGGTCACGGCTGGCAGCCTCAGTGCGCTGGGCCTGATCGCGGGCCTGCTTCCGCGTGGCAGCCGCGTTTTGTTCGAGAATCCGGGCTACCGGGCCGCCCGCCAAGTCCTACTGGATTCGGGCCACACGGTGATTCCAGTTCCCGTAGATGAAAACGGCCTGATCACGGATACTCTTCCCCCGGCGCGGTTGGCGGTGGTCACGCCGTCTCATCAGTACCCGTTGGGGGTGAGGATGGGTGTCCCCCGGCGCTTGGCCTTGCTGGAGTGGGCACGGCAACACGACGCCCTGATCGTAGAAGACGACTACGACGGAGAATTCCGCTACGGTGCGCCGCCGTTGCCGCCCCTGACCGCGCTGGATGAGGGAGAAGACGGCGGGGGCCGGGTGCTGTATCTGGGCACGCTGAGCAAAGTGCTGACGCCAGCGGTTCGCACGGGGTTTTTGGTGGCTCCGGCGGCGTTGTTGCCTGCGCTGGAGCGGGCGCGGGTACTGGCCGACGCCGGACACAATACGGTGACTCAGGACGCCCTGACCCACTTCATTCTGGGCGGCCACCTTGACCGCCACGTGCGGCGGGCGCGGCGCTGGCACGGGCAGCAGCAGGCAGCGTTGGCATCGGCCTTAGCGCCTCTGACCGAAGGGGAATTGGCCCAATTGGGTGGGATAGAAGCGGGCTTACACGCCTGCCTACACCTCTCGCCGCCCCTGAATGCAGAAGCGGTAGCCGCCGCCCTCGCCCTGCGCGGAATTTTTGTGGGAACATTGCGCCCCTTCACGGTAAAAATTTCTGCTCAGCAAGCCTTGGTCTTGGGCTACGGCGGCCTGACGGTGGCGCAGATAGAAGCGGGCGCGAGAGCGATTGTGGAGGTGGTGCGGGCCGAGTCAGGTAGATTGACCTCATGA
- a CDS encoding 2Fe-2S iron-sulfur cluster-binding protein, with product MIQITVDGYGTVEAREGERLVLALERGGVDILHRCGGVARCTTCRVQFSAGEPEAMTQAEKDKLTEKEMQIGGPDGVRLSCQIECHHDMSLTPVQTVQNSGLEAGKAPAEGLEPEAVWV from the coding sequence ATGATTCAGATCACAGTTGACGGGTACGGAACGGTAGAGGCCCGCGAAGGCGAACGTTTGGTGTTGGCCCTAGAGCGCGGCGGAGTGGACATTTTGCACCGCTGCGGCGGCGTGGCCCGCTGCACCACCTGCCGAGTGCAGTTCAGCGCGGGCGAACCGGAAGCCATGACGCAGGCCGAGAAAGACAAGCTGACCGAAAAGGAAATGCAGATCGGCGGCCCGGACGGCGTGCGCCTGTCTTGCCAAATCGAATGCCACCATGACATGAGCCTGACGCCTGTGCAGACCGTACAGAACAGCGGTTTGGAAGCCGGAAAAGCCCCAGCGGAAGGGCTGGAGCCGGAAGCAGTTTGGGTGTGA
- a CDS encoding ATP-binding protein: MTGGLRLAEPARTIGMVLGTEDATPTIFWFAVTPGSSVQLDDLVVVQTHKPDGQPVNFYGLVDSVRKRHEGITFESDVADVVAGVLPAAVSYAARVLVTRVSPEDFIPPQPGDLVAHARGEALHMALSADKMEEAAFPAGLLADGQTLPLNFRFINGESGGHINISGISGVATKTSYALFLLHSIFRSGVMDRVAAKSGGQMAGTAGGRAIIFNVKGEDLLFLDKPNSKVIDREDKARLGKGFAQDRYSMLGLPMTPFRDVQFLAPPRESAVGGVIVPHVDQRSEGVTPFVFTLREFCLGRMLPYVFSDAGGSLNLGFVIGNIEEKLFKLAQAQKDNSSALHVEDWQAEPDQIIDEGLSFDDLGKTRIQTFSQLISYLEYKLLEENDGLGDKRWVLNQNQGTLRAFTRRLRGVQKTLTPLVRGDLTPQQAEQFRPNLIRGPYQLSVVDIHNLSGPAQMFVVGVLLRDLFEHKEKNGRQDTVFVVLDELNKYAPREGGGPIKDILLDIAERGRSLGIILIGAQQTASEVERRIVSNAAIRVVGRLDLAEAERPEYRFLPQSFRARAGILQPGTMLISQPDVPTPLLVNYPFPAWATRKDEVDDLAGRPVAEVGEDWLR; the protein is encoded by the coding sequence ATGACGGGTGGCCTGAGATTGGCGGAACCCGCCCGCACGATTGGCATGGTGTTGGGCACCGAAGACGCCACGCCCACGATCTTCTGGTTCGCGGTCACGCCCGGTTCCAGCGTGCAGCTCGACGACTTGGTGGTGGTGCAGACGCACAAACCAGACGGCCAGCCCGTCAACTTTTACGGCCTCGTGGACAGCGTTCGCAAGCGGCACGAGGGCATTACCTTCGAGTCCGATGTGGCCGATGTGGTGGCTGGAGTGCTGCCCGCCGCCGTGTCGTATGCGGCCCGCGTGCTGGTGACCCGTGTCAGCCCCGAAGACTTTATTCCGCCCCAGCCGGGGGATCTGGTGGCCCACGCACGCGGCGAGGCGCTGCACATGGCCCTCAGTGCCGACAAGATGGAAGAAGCCGCGTTTCCGGCGGGCCTGCTGGCCGATGGGCAGACCCTGCCGCTGAACTTCCGCTTCATCAACGGCGAAAGCGGCGGCCACATCAACATTTCCGGCATCAGCGGGGTGGCCACCAAAACCAGTTACGCGCTGTTCCTGCTGCACTCCATTTTCCGGAGCGGCGTGATGGATCGGGTGGCGGCCAAAAGTGGCGGCCAGATGGCGGGCACAGCGGGCGGGCGGGCCATCATCTTCAACGTAAAGGGCGAGGATTTGCTGTTTCTGGACAAGCCCAACTCCAAAGTCATAGACCGCGAAGACAAGGCCCGCCTCGGCAAAGGCTTTGCCCAAGACCGTTACAGCATGTTGGGCCTGCCCATGACCCCCTTCCGCGACGTGCAGTTCTTGGCCCCGCCCCGTGAGAGCGCGGTGGGCGGCGTGATCGTGCCACACGTCGATCAGCGCTCCGAGGGCGTGACGCCATTCGTGTTCACCCTGCGCGAATTCTGCTTGGGCCGGATGCTGCCCTACGTGTTCAGCGACGCGGGCGGTAGCCTGAACCTGGGTTTTGTTATTGGCAATATCGAGGAAAAACTGTTCAAGCTGGCGCAGGCGCAAAAAGACAACAGCTCCGCGCTGCACGTCGAGGACTGGCAGGCCGAACCGGATCAGATCATCGACGAGGGCCTCAGCTTCGATGACCTCGGCAAAACCCGCATCCAAACGTTCTCGCAACTGATTTCGTACCTCGAATACAAACTGCTGGAGGAAAACGACGGCCTAGGCGACAAACGCTGGGTGCTGAACCAAAATCAGGGCACCTTGCGGGCCTTCACGCGCCGCTTGCGTGGCGTGCAAAAGACCCTGACGCCCCTCGTGCGCGGCGACCTGACGCCCCAGCAGGCCGAACAATTCCGCCCCAACCTGATTCGCGGGCCGTACCAACTGAGCGTCGTGGACATTCACAACCTGTCTGGCCCCGCCCAGATGTTCGTGGTAGGCGTCCTACTGCGTGATCTGTTCGAGCACAAGGAAAAAAACGGGCGTCAAGACACCGTATTTGTGGTGCTGGACGAGTTGAACAAGTACGCCCCACGCGAGGGCGGCGGCCCCATCAAAGACATTTTGCTGGACATTGCCGAGCGTGGCCGCAGCCTCGGCATCATCCTGATCGGGGCACAGCAGACCGCCAGCGAAGTGGAGCGCCGGATCGTCTCCAACGCCGCGATTCGCGTGGTGGGCCGCCTAGACCTTGCCGAAGCCGAGCGCCCCGAATACCGCTTCTTGCCCCAGAGTTTCCGGGCGCGGGCGGGCATTTTGCAACCCGGCACCATGCTGATTTCTCAGCCGGATGTGCCGACGCCACTGCTGGTGAATTATCCGTTTCCGGCGTGGGCCACCCGTAAAGACGAGGTGGATGATCTGGCGGGGCGGCCTGTGGCGGAGGTGGGGGAGGACTGGCTGCGGTAG
- a CDS encoding nuclease, whose amino-acid sequence MRPMRIRLDPWPVDIEGGQLALTPFEGELIDIETPRWAAVAARPIPERLERVYVVDGKRRMESRVFIEDDDGAAGMGGFGAYVVGAVSLCPHGTRPAELTDVKAKRVLAHAPGLRLDPCTLSPRDPHTGRLLYNPLENTTSDPLAALHTLQQAMLADEQELSHGYASAVPIDEQDDREWLTTLSVQDGTLRGKNLYGAVVGCVKTIQTMYLPPDRASLLAELKPGERTPILHMQYNNKTVTRFIWYVRLCEAAFYQHPMSGVMRLEMYAPDEPDFLPPIVRQVANLSGNLLLRLGSHAHKDPRAPQNLIPTAALEQAMARSMGSADLVTRRIRAHIARTFDPAVLA is encoded by the coding sequence ATGCGCCCAATGCGGATTAGACTTGACCCTTGGCCTGTAGACATAGAGGGCGGGCAACTGGCCCTGACGCCCTTTGAAGGTGAATTGATCGACATAGAAACGCCGCGCTGGGCGGCTGTGGCGGCGCGGCCCATTCCCGAACGCTTGGAGCGGGTGTACGTGGTAGACGGCAAGCGGCGCATGGAATCCCGCGTGTTTATTGAAGACGATGACGGCGCGGCGGGCATGGGCGGGTTCGGGGCGTATGTGGTAGGCGCGGTCAGTCTGTGCCCACACGGCACGCGGCCTGCCGAACTGACCGACGTGAAGGCCAAGCGGGTACTGGCGCACGCGCCGGGGCTGCGGCTTGATCCCTGCACGCTTTCGCCCCGCGACCCGCACACGGGAAGGTTGCTGTATAACCCGCTGGAGAACACCACATCTGACCCGCTGGCCGCGCTGCACACGTTGCAACAGGCGATGCTGGCCGACGAACAGGAACTCTCGCATGGGTACGCGTCCGCTGTGCCCATAGACGAACAAGATGACCGCGAATGGCTGACCACCCTGAGCGTGCAGGACGGCACCTTGCGCGGCAAAAACCTGTACGGCGCAGTCGTGGGCTGTGTCAAAACCATTCAGACCATGTACTTGCCCCCAGACCGGGCCTCATTGCTGGCCGAGCTGAAACCGGGGGAGCGCACGCCGATTTTGCACATGCAGTACAACAACAAAACGGTCACACGCTTTATCTGGTACGTGCGTTTGTGCGAGGCCGCGTTCTATCAGCACCCCATGAGCGGCGTGATGAGGCTGGAAATGTACGCGCCCGACGAACCCGACTTTTTGCCCCCGATTGTCCGGCAGGTGGCGAACCTGAGTGGCAACCTGCTGCTGAGGCTGGGCAGCCACGCCCACAAAGACCCCCGCGCCCCCCAGAACCTGATTCCCACAGCCGCGCTGGAGCAGGCGATGGCCCGCAGCATGGGCAGCGCCGATCTGGTCACGCGCCGGATTCGGGCGCATATCGCCCGCACCTTCGACCCAGCGGTTCTGGCATGA
- a CDS encoding Crp/Fnr family transcriptional regulator yields the protein MALYPSNPVSTTGSMSPNALDLRSRPIRRGDTLYYAGDQAPTLYRVETGLLRAVRLTPQGRNLTVRHMRPGDIFGEETLHDQPRSHQVMALTDATITPIHLQHLTGAELWEVTRSLSTQLQRVMNDGVHIQDGELRERIARYLLNLADSSLGGTHPDNLRFVRATHELIAEGTGATRESVSKLIGEMRDDGLLTPAYRCLTLTDERQLRALSGYHG from the coding sequence ATGGCCCTGTATCCCTCCAACCCAGTCAGCACCACCGGCAGCATGTCGCCCAACGCCCTCGACCTCCGTAGCCGCCCGATTCGCCGGGGCGACACGCTGTACTACGCCGGAGATCAGGCCCCTACGCTGTACCGGGTCGAAACTGGACTCTTGCGGGCCGTGCGTCTGACTCCTCAGGGCCGCAACCTGACCGTGCGCCACATGCGCCCCGGCGACATTTTCGGCGAAGAAACCTTGCACGACCAGCCCCGTAGCCATCAGGTCATGGCGCTTACCGACGCCACCATCACGCCCATTCATTTGCAGCACCTCACGGGCGCAGAGCTGTGGGAAGTCACGCGCAGCCTCAGCACCCAACTCCAGCGCGTGATGAACGACGGCGTTCACATTCAGGACGGCGAACTGCGCGAACGCATTGCCCGCTACCTGCTGAACTTGGCCGATTCCAGCCTGGGCGGCACGCACCCCGACAACCTGCGTTTTGTGCGCGCCACACACGAACTGATTGCCGAGGGCACCGGAGCCACCCGCGAAAGCGTGAGCAAACTGATCGGCGAGATGCGCGACGACGGCCTGTTGACGCCCGCCTATCGCTGCCTGACGCTGACCGATGAGCGGCAACTGCGGGCATTGAGCGGGTATCACGGATAA